Proteins from a single region of Diaphorobacter limosus:
- a CDS encoding SDR family NAD(P)-dependent oxidoreductase — translation MTLDFQGRVAIVTGAGGGLGRQHALALAARGARVLVNDLGGAVDGSGGSVGAAQAVADEIRAAGGQALANGASVTDFAAVQAMVQQAQDAWGRVDILVNNAGILRDKSFAKMDMADFALVVQVHLMGAAHCCKAVWPLMQAQNYGRIVMTTSSTGLYGNFGQANYGAAKLAQAGLMQTLAIEGAKYGIHVNALAPTAATRMTAGLLPDEVMAAIRPEAVVPAMLVLAHESAPTRTILCAGAGTFEAAHITLTQGLYLGVGDDVPEQLAARLAEVCERHGEQVPASGAAQGQNEIRLAMAAAEAGVSA, via the coding sequence ATGACCCTCGATTTCCAAGGCCGCGTGGCCATCGTGACGGGCGCCGGTGGTGGCCTGGGGCGCCAGCATGCGCTGGCGCTGGCGGCGCGCGGCGCCAGGGTGCTGGTCAACGACCTGGGTGGCGCGGTGGACGGCAGCGGTGGCAGCGTGGGCGCGGCGCAGGCCGTGGCCGACGAGATCCGCGCCGCCGGCGGCCAGGCGCTGGCCAATGGCGCCTCGGTGACCGACTTTGCCGCCGTGCAGGCCATGGTGCAGCAGGCGCAGGACGCCTGGGGGCGCGTGGACATCCTGGTCAACAACGCCGGCATCCTGCGTGACAAGAGCTTTGCCAAGATGGACATGGCCGACTTCGCCCTGGTGGTGCAGGTGCACCTGATGGGCGCGGCGCATTGCTGCAAGGCCGTGTGGCCGCTGATGCAGGCGCAGAACTATGGGCGCATCGTCATGACCACCTCCTCCACCGGCCTGTACGGCAACTTTGGCCAGGCCAACTACGGCGCGGCCAAGCTGGCCCAGGCGGGGCTGATGCAGACCCTGGCCATCGAGGGCGCCAAGTACGGCATCCATGTGAACGCGCTGGCGCCCACGGCCGCCACGCGCATGACCGCGGGCCTGCTGCCCGACGAGGTCATGGCCGCCATCCGGCCCGAGGCCGTGGTGCCCGCCATGCTGGTGCTGGCGCACGAGAGCGCGCCCACGCGCACCATCCTGTGCGCCGGCGCGGGCACCTTCGAGGCCGCGCATATCACCCTGACCCAGGGCCTGTACCTGGGCGTGGGTGACGACGTACCCGAACAACTGGCCGCCCGCCTGGCCGAGGTCTGCGAGCGCCACGGTGAGCAGGTGCCCGCCAGCGGCGCCGCCCAGGGCCAGAACGAGATCCGCCTGGCCATGGCGGCGGCAGAGGCCGGGGTAAGCGCGTAG